From the Microplitis mediator isolate UGA2020A chromosome 6, iyMicMedi2.1, whole genome shotgun sequence genome, one window contains:
- the LOC130670446 gene encoding GATA zinc finger domain-containing protein 14-like, protein MVAALFGMKTFRPYLYGREFTLVTDHRPLVWAGKINTNADALSRNPIIENRETYPIKIKWRPGKPGIARLRTSDPSDDESDKSINLPDYSDVSSSSGDIYDAVALRKKLMKYNPSCLSDDSYLTDFGLSYINSPKRKNSRNLTPSPQSLNPQTPKSHTNTNTPLPLSPNVRTQNTSTHSDLNIQTNKRNTKIDKNKPIPSQIKRTTKMAEFTPSPAIRTRRKVNRQSKKIEKIIIPETSDDESNTDETEMTDSKIYSEHSNDISTESPIETIPITPRTPIKPKSVNNKDMGGAIPWSSDEGGDHPRIMDVSTLIHNEQENKINMSTNDIIGNVFTTEPMIIESPDETTTTKNNTLTQKKIVNKNTVKTQTNTTKTNPNLNNTDKNRPHGTDTEQIHTNKITPELRRSTRKRKIKTCSCCTDFDEHTHSQKQIPNKIQHLANNFKNKTRKSISKNSQPKLPDIMVTLKAIKRQQNLNNKRNNDRLSIINENLSPVNSQQTISRKESQNLTLNSPIDPNSKSPERISSFNELNSDQQINSVDDQNFEQIEQTHSFNDQNYDELEQINSSDDEVDTRQNLTQLNSDGNQNNSNNDAIIIANDNLSNEEIDSDDDSSTVLLQAK, encoded by the exons ATGGTTGCAGCTTTATTCGGTATGAAAACCTTTAGACCGTATCTCTATGGCAGAGAGTTCACTCTTGTCACCGATCACAGACCGCTAGTTTgg gcgggaaaaataaatacaaacgcGGACGCTTTATCGCGTAATCCGATAATCGAAAACCGTGAAACGTAtcctattaaaattaaatggcgACCCGGTAAACCAGGGATCGCTAGATTAAGGACTTCAGATCCTTCAGATGATg AATcagataaatcaataaatctcCCTGATTACTCTGACGTATCATCGTCATCAGGAGACATTTATGATGCGGTAGCTCTGAGAAAAAAACTCATGAAATATAACCCTTCGTGTTTAAGTGACGATTCTTATTTAACTGATTTCGGGTTGTCTTATATAAATTCTCCAAAACGTAAAAATTCACGTAATTTAACTCCATCACCTCAATCTCTAAATCCACAGACACCTAAAAGTCACACAAACACAAATACTCCATTACCATTATCACCAAACGTACGAACACAAAATACATCCACACATTCAGACCTAAATATACAAACAAATAAGAGAAAcacaaaaattgataaaaataaacctatTCCTTCTCAAATTAAAAGAACGACCAAGATGGCAGAATTTACACCTTCTCCAGCAATACGTACACGTAGGAAAGTAAATAgacaaagcaaaaaaattgaaaaaataataattccagAAACTTCAGACGACGAATCAAACACTGACGAAACAGAAATGACtgactcaaaaatatattccgAACATTCAAATGACATTAGCACTGAATCACCAATTGAGACAATCCCTATCACTCCTAGAACTCCTATTAAACCCAAATCCGTAAATAATAAAGACATGGGAGGTGCAATCCCATGGTCTTCTGACGAAGGAGGCGACCACCCAAGAATTATGGACGTCTCTACGTTaattcataatgaacaagaaaataaaataaatatgtcaaCTAACGACATAATAGGAAATGTTTTCACAACAGAACCCATGATAATAGAATCACCCGACGAAACAACAACTACCAAAAACAACACAttaacacagaaaaaaatagtcaataaaAATACAGTAAAGACACAAACAAATACTACTAAAACAAAcccaaatttaaataatactgaCAAAAACAGACCTCACGGTACTGATACGGAACAAATACatactaataaaattacaccagAACTACGTAGATCAACTAGAAAACGTAAAATCAAAACATGTTCATGTTGTACAGATTTCGACGAACACACACATTCACAAAAACAGATTCCGAATAAAATACAACATCTTGcgaataactttaaaaataaaacgagaaagtcaattagtaaaaattcacAACCCAAATTGCCAGACATAATGGTTACTTTGAAAGCAATTAAAcgtcaacaaaatttaaataataaacggAATAATGATAGATTGTCAATAATAAACGAAAATCTAAGCCCAGTAAATTCACAACAAACTATCTCACGTAAAGAATCACAAAATCTTACACTAAATTCACCTATCGACCCAAATTCAAAATCACCTGAACGAATAAGTTCATTCAACGAACTAAATTCCGATCAACAGATAAATTCAGTTGACgaccaaaattttgaacaaatagaacAAACACATTCATTTAACGACCAAAATTATGACGAACTcgaacaaataaattcatctgaTGATGAAGTAGACACACGACAAAATTTGACACAATTAAATTCAGACGGAAACCAAAACAATTCAAACAACGATGCGATCATAATAGCAAACGACAATTTATCTAACGAAGAAATAGATTCTGATGATGATTCATCC aCGGTCCTGTTACAAGCGAAATAg